CCAGCAGCGGACAGCAGGCTTATTCCTCTGTGGTGTTGGGCAAAGTGGAAAACCAACTGCTGACCTTGCAGATCACGCTGCCAGCCAGCAATCAGCAACAGGCACAGAGCGAAGCGGAAGGCATCATCCACACGCTGAAGCTGAAATAATCCCGCCCTTTCACCCGTCTCTTAATCAACAAATCCCCAGTTCATTGGGGATTTGTGCTCCTGCCAGCTTAGCTCTTAACCTGAGAAACACAGCATCACCCTACCTATGCCGAAATGGGGAAAAGATCAGACCTCTTTCTATGCACCTCTTTTATTTAGATATAAAATTATTTCAATACTAATCAATTGATTAAATTGTTTTTAATTCTTTCTTCGTACTATTGCGTTTCCATTTCACCTGCTATCTTTTACTCATCATTTTTTATCAATGGACTCATGCCAAGGATGTCGCAGGGAACATTTTCATTATTCTGCCTACTGCTCCCCTTCCATCATACGTTTGCCCACTGCGACGTGAACCCCTCTTTTAAACGTAATTCTCATCCCACTTAGGTTTGCTAGGTATTTCATTTTTCATCAGGGTAGCGGCGGAACGCGTCGGCACGTGCGGCACCGTGGCAGCAGGATAAGAATAACAATAAGGAGAAAGCCAGTGGCAAACAGTACAGGATTACAGTTCACCGTAAAGGTCGGTGCGTTAGAGGCAGGCACCTTTGCGGTGGTGGATTTCAGGCTGGATGAGGGACTGAACCGGCCCTTCAGCCTGGCGCTAAGTCTGGCGAGCGCGTTGCCAGATGTGGATTTTGGCGCGGTGCTGGATCAGCCGTGCGAGCTGATGATTTGGTATGAAGGTGAACTGAAGCGCCGGGTCAGCGGAATTGTCAGCGGCTTCACGCAGGGCGACACCGGATTCCGGCGCACGCGCTATCAGATGGACGTCCGCCCGGCGCTGTGGCGATTGGGATTACGTACCAACGCCCGTATCTTTCAGGCACACAAACCAGAAGCGATTATCAGCATTCTGCTGGAAGAGGCGGGCATTAGCGACTACGCCTTTGCGCTGCGCCATGAACACGCGCCACGGGAATACTGCGTGCAGTATCGGGAAAGCGATTTGGCGTTTGTCACCCGTCTGGCGGCGGAAGAAGGACTGTATTTCTTCCTCGAATACGAAGAAGGAAAACATCGGCTGGTGTTTGCCGACGATGCGGGGGCGCTGACCAAAGGCCCCGAGCTGTTCTTCAATCTGGCGACACAGGGGCTGAGCGAAGGCGAATATGTCCGGCGTTTCCACTACGCGGAACGGGTAAGCACAGCCGAAGTCGAGCTGAAGGATTACAGCTTCAAGACGCCGGCTTACGGGCTGTCGCACAAGAAGATGAGCGGTGAGCTGGCGCACCAGCGTGAAAGCTATCAGCACTACGACTATCCGGGTCGTTATAAGCACGACCCGAGCGGCAAGGCGTTCAGTGGCTATCGGCTGGATGCGCTGCGGGCTGGGGCGGTGACGAGCGAAGGGGAATCCAACTGCGCCGGGCTGATGCCCGGCAACACCTTTACCCTGACGGAGCACCCGAATGCGACGCTGAATACGGTATGGCAGACGGTAAGCGTGACGCACGTCGGGCAGCAGCCGCAGGCGCTGGAAGAGGAAAGCGGCGGCGAACCGACCACCATGAGCAACAGCTTTGCGGTAGTGAAAGGCACAACAACGTGGCGCGCGGCCATGCCCTACAAACCGATGGTGGACGGCCCGCAAATCGCGACGGTGGTTGGCCCGGCAGGGGAAGAGATTTATTGCGACCAGTATGGTCGGGTAAAACTGCAATTCCCGTGGGACCGCTATGGCGCGAGCAACGACCAGAGCTCGTGCTGGGTGCGGGTCAGTCAGGGCTGGGCAGGTGGCCAGTACGGCATGATCGCTATTCCGCGCATCAGCCATGAAGTGATTGTCAGTTTCCTTGAAGGCGACCCGGATCAGCCGATTGTGACCGGGCGTACCTTCCATGCCACTAACCGCCCTCCTTACGACCTGCCAGCGCACAAGACGCGTACCGTACTGCGCACGGAAACGCATCAGGGAGAAGGATTCAACGAGCTGCGTTTTGAAGATCAGGCCGGGCAGGAAGAGATTTACATTCACGGGCAGAAAGATCTCAACGCGCTGATTGAAAATGACGTCGTCTGGCACATCAAACACGATGCGCATACGGATATTGATAATGAGCGCGTGACCCGCGTCAAAGCCAACGATCATCTGACGGTTGAAAACGAGAAACGTGACCATGTTAAAGGGGATCTCTCACTGACCGTCGATGCCTCAATGCACCAGAAACTGGGGCAGGCTTTGCTGGTTGAGGCGGGTCAGGAAGTACATGCGAAAGCCGGCGCTAAGATAGTACTTGAGGCTGGCGCGGAGTTGACGCTGAAAGTTGGGGGAAGCTTCATCAAGATCGATCCCAGCGGCGTGAGCATCATTGGTCCGGCTATCAATATTAACTCTGGCGGCAGTGCTGGCAGTGGCTCAGGGTGGGCAGGTCAGATACCTGCGCTACCGGGTGGCGTGGCAGTACCTCCGGCCCCACCCGCAACGCTACCTGCCCCTGCCATTCATAAAAGCATGGAATCAATGTCTCCGCTTGTTAAGCCTTGCCCGCTCGCAACGGGAGGTAAAGCATGAGCCTGAATACCTGGCGAGCAGAGCATGAAGGGACACTCTTTGCGATCGTCGATGGGGCGGCGGATGACTCGGCGGTGGCGCGTTTCTATGAACTCAGCGAGGGGGAAGCTTTTCCGCTCTTTGCTGGTACGTCGTTTAGTGATCAAGCTGCGCTCGGTCCTTGGCTGCTCGCGAATCCGTCTTCCGCATTCGTGGCGAATTCCGCCGCGCTGAGTGGTTTTTATCTGGTCAGCGAACAGCCAGCTGACGTGGTTCGCCGTCACTGGCAAAGCCTGATACAGGTGATCCGTGAAGGGGAAGTCGTCTGGTTCCGTTTCTCTGAACCTCGTATCTTCCTGCCGATGTTCTGTGCCATGAGCCCAGCAGAGCAAGATGCCGTTCTGGGGCCGTGCAATGGACTCTGGATCAACGGCAGCGGGTTTACGCGTAATCCTGATACCCCATTTTCCCCCTCGTTAGAAATGCCCTGGTTTCATATTCGTCCGCATCATCTGGCGCCGCTGTATGACGACGAACGCCACGCCTATATTCTTCGTCGGCGTCTGTGGCAGGTCATGACAAGCATGATGGAGCGCCATGCAGATCCGGCAGGCACGATTTTGCCGGTTCTCAGGCAAGCCAATGCGGAAAAGCTTCAGGAAGATGTGCTTGATGGCGTAGTGGCGGGAGTCTTGGCCTTGCAGGTCGGGCTTTCTCTGGAGAGTATTCGTGCGCCGCTGATGCTGACTGAAGCAGAATTCGCTCAGGTCAACCACTGGATGGTGCAGCATGATGAGTTGATAGGAGTTAACTGATGGCAGCCGATCCTTACTGTATTCCCTGCGAACGCTACGATAACTGGATAGAAATTGATATTCGTGATGAGCATAACCGTTCGTTTAAGGGGCTGAAAGCGACACTGACTGACGAGACAGGAAAGTCCAAAACGGTGACGCTCAACGACAGGCCGACGCTGGTTCACGGTTTTGCGGTTGGCCCGATAACCGTGAAACTGGAGACGCGACCCTGGCTCAAGGCGGCGCAATCGCGTGAGGTATTGAAGGAAGGGCAAAGTGCCGTGCCTGGCTATGTGGCAGAGAAACTCGGGCATGAGGAAACCCCACGTGAACATGTTAAGGCCACCACGGGCGACCTGTGCCTGACCGCACCTGAACGGCCATTGCCAGAAGCGCATCAGGAAGGAAAAGCAGGCGGTGTCCGTTTCTTTACCAAACATTCCTATGTTGTCGAGGTTAAAGGCTACCAGATCAATGTGCTGCGCATTGGCGTGTTCTTTGATGGCACGGGAAATAACACCTATAACGCCGAGTCCGGCCTTAAAAAAGTGGAGCAGTGGCTGGCAGAAACCTGTTCCGATCCGGCACAGCGGGAGAAAGAACTGCGGGGCTGCCAGATGGGGCAACTCCCGGTGAGTGACAGTGCGGCGAATGACATTACTAATGTGGGGAAACTGTACGAACAATATATTTTTGGGGCAAAGACATTAAGTGCCCATAGCTATATCAGTGGTATTGGTACCCGCGATCCGGTAGCCGGAAAGGATGGTATGGAATACCAAACGGACGATATGCTGACAAAGGCGGTAGATATCGATTTTGGTGGTGAAAATACCTCCATCGTTGGCAAGGTGAACCTGGCCTGTGAACAAAAGATTGTTGCTGCGATTAAACGTGATTTAAGGGAGATATTACCTAATATTGATTGCATCCATCGTATCGTGTTCGATGTGTTTGGTTTTAGCCGTGGGGCAGCCGCGGCGCGGCATTTTGTTAACGTCATCGACCAAAAGGCCGATCACCCGCTGGTGCGGGCAGTGGCAAGTACACCCACAATCCGTCTTAAAGCCGGGTTTGACTGGGCGGATCGGGATGATGTGCGCATCGCCTTTGTCGGGATTTTTGATACGGTTGCCTCATCGTATCATCCCAGCGTCAACATCCGTTTACGTGACGATTGTGCCGAACGGGTCGTGCATTTAACCGCGCTGGATGAGGTGCGAAAGCACTTCCCCTTAACTCGCGTCACGCCTACCGCGATTGGTACCAGTATTCCCCCGCACTTTACCGAACTGGCACTACCGGGTGCGCACTCCGATCTTGGCGGCGGGTATTACAGCCGCTGGAGCCTGCCGAATCCAAACAGCGATCCGGCTCTGACGGAGTGCCTTGAACTGGAACGCTTTATGTGTGAAGAACTGGTTTCTACGCCGGATACAGAAAGCCGCGCCTATCGTCAGGCACGCGCCTATGCCGAAGAGAAAATTGCGCAGGGCTGGGTTGATCGGCTTCATCCGCATTTGCAGCGTGCGGCCATTCCCCCTGTAGGGGCAATCAGCTTGATCCCCTATTCGTTTATTCGACTGAGTAGGAACGGTAATGTAGGGCATAAAAAGTCTGTGTATGTAGAGGTCATGATGAGCCGCGTGGTGGAAGGGGAATATTCCCGCATTCCGCTCCATATGATGATGGAAGCGGGGCGTGCCGTTGGTGTGCCGTTTAAGGCGTGGGACCCCACAATAAGTGGACATACTCTTGAGTCTGGAGCCATCAAATTGCCAGCGGTAAATCTGGCTAAATTGGATGAGATCTGGGCGTTAGCCGCAGCGGAAAAAGGCGTGATAAAGAACCTGGGCCAGCAACTCTCTGCGGCGGTTTATCGGGCGTTGCGCCATGACTATATACACCGCAGCGCTAGCAATCAGGGCATCGCCAGCCCGGCGAAGACCAACAAACAAGAAACCACCGTGAGCAAGGAACGGCGGCATATCATCGGCAATCAGGAGGCATGATGCTTAGATATTTTATTATGGCGGTGGGGCTTTGTGTTTCATTGGCTGCCTGTGCGACAACACCTGCGATCTCGGCTTTTGCATGGAGTTATGGTTCAGGTAGCAATGTCGATAGTTTTTGTACGACGAAAGCTACTTTTTATCATAACGGGAAAATCGTATTCAGTTATCCCGGTGGGGGATGTAACGCTGGTGCACCGTACAAAGATATCATTGATAGAAAATATTACTGGGCGGGAGGAGGGGGTCTACCTACTGATGGCGTACCTATCCCTGACAAGGCTTCAATAGAGATGGTGTCCTTCTACGATCGCAAGCGTTACCGCATCACAGTGAATTTACCGGCAGATTTAGCCCAACAAATGCAGCAGCGCTATCAGGTTGGTGAGCGAATAGACCAACGCAACTGGCTCTATTTTGGCCTGGCACCCGGAGGCTATTATGAGGTGCTATTGTTTGGAGATTTACTTGGCGTCAGCCCAGATCTCTTGCTCGCCCGTGGCATCGCCGAAGAGGTCACTGATAATTGGTACGATAAAAAATTCCCAATAGGCGTAAGCCAATACACGGTGACGCTCCAAGATTTCGACAAAGAATACGGCGAGCTATTTAAACAGCACCCTATCCCATTAGGCATGGACTGGGCACCGATCATGGATGCCTACCGTGCCAAGCAACCCAAAACGGATCAGCAGCCGGTGAAGTAATAGCAAGGAACGGCGGCATATCATCGGCAATCAGGAGGCATGATGCTTAAACAATTTATTATATTGCTGGGGCTATGTGTCTCATTGGCCGCCAGTGCGACAACACCTGCGATCTCGGCTTTTGCATGGCGATATGGTTCAGGTAGCAATATCGATAGTTTTTGTACGACGAAAGCTACTTTTTATCATAACGGGAAAATCGTATTCAGTTATCCCGGTGGGGGATGTAACGCAGGTGCACCGTACAAAGATATCATTGATAGAAAATATTACTGGGCGGGAGGAGGAGGTCTACCTACTGATGGCGTACCTATCCCTGACAAGGCTTCAATAGAGATGGTGTCCTTCTACGATCGCAAGCGTTACCGTATCACGGTGAATTTACCTGCTGATTTAGAACAGCAGATGAGGTCGGTTTATCAAATTCAGGAACGCTACGATCGCCGCAATCGCCTGTATTTTGGTCTGGCACCCGGCGGTTATTATGAGGTGGTCTTGATGGGGCGCGGACTTGGCGTCAGTCCCGACCTATTGCTTGCCCGTGGCATTGCCGAAGAGGTCACCGATGACTGGAGAGATAAAGTAATACCTTTAGAAAAACAATATGAAAAGCGTTGGGCTGATTTCGACAAGGAATACGGCGAGCTATTTAAACAGCATCCCATCCCATTAGGCATGGACTGGGCACCGATTATGGATGCCTACCGTGCCAAGCAACCTAAAACGGATCAGCATCCGGTGAAGTAATAGCAAGGAACGGCGGCATGTGATCGGCAATCAGGAGGCATGATGTTTAGATCCATTATTATGGCCGTAGCGCTATGCATTTCGCTGGCAGCTTATTCAACCCCGAGTCCAAGGGATGCGGTTAGCTGGAGTTATGGTACTGGCAGTAATATCGATATCACTAGCAATACTCGAACAGAGTTTTATCGTGATGGGAAACTCGTTTACGCCGATCGTGAGGCTGGTGGCGGGGCTGGTGGACAGTTGAGTGACCGGATCACTGGCAAGCGCTACTACTGGGCGGGAGGAGGAGGATTGCCTACCGAGGGCGTCGTTGTTCCTGACCGAGCATTGATAGAGATGGTGTCCTTCTACGATCGCAAACGTTACCGTATCACAGTGAATTTACCGGCAGATTTAGCCCAACAAATGCAGCAGCGCTATCAGGTTGGTGAGCGAATAGACCAACGCAACTGGCTCTATTTTGGCCTGGCACCCGGTGGCTATTATGAGGTGCTCTTATTCGGGGATTTACTTGGCGTCAGTCCCGACCTATTGCTTGCCCGAGGCATTGCCGAAGAGGTTAACGATGATTGGAGAGATAAAGTAATACCTTTAGAAAAACAATATGAAAAGCGTTGGGCTGATTTCGACAAAAAATACGGCGAGCTATTTAAACAGCATCCCATCCCATTAGGCATGGACTGGGCACCGATCATGGATGCCTACCGTGCCAAGCAACCCAAGACGGATCAGCAGCCGATTAAATAACACGATATCACTGGTGCAACAGACTCGACGAGGGTCTGTTGCGTTGCCTTCTGGCGATCGGGAGGCATGATGTTCAGATATTTTATTATGGCCGCCCTCCGCCTTCTGCCGTGCGCTGCATCAGTCTCCACGTCAGCGCCAGACCGCCTAGCCCTAATAGCGCCGCTGCCAGATAAATAGAAGCAATACCGGTATAGGCCATCAGTACGCCCGCCACCGGTCCGACGATACCCAGCGATAAATCGAGGAATATCGTATAGGTTGCCAACGCGCTGCCCTGATTCTGCGGTGATACCGCCTTGACGGCGACAACGCCTAATGCCGGGAATACCAGAGAGAAACCCGCCCCTGCGAGGAACGCACCGACTTCTGCCATCAGCGGCTGCGTCGCTCCCCAGACCAGTAGCAACCCGACAATCTCAACCACAAAGCACGCCATCGCCACGCGCAATCCGCCAAATCGCTGAATACTGTTAGGAAACACCAGCCGTGCGCCGACAAAGGCACAACTGAAAATGGTCAGCGTCAGCGCCGCACCTTCCCAATTCCGATCGGCATAAAACAACGTGATGAAGGTGGCGATCACACCAAAACCCGCAGAGGCAATCGCCAGAATAATCCCGTAAACCCAGACTTTCCCCAGCACTTCGCGGAAGGGAATCTTTTTCCCCGGTGCGACCTGCACTGCGGGGCGCGGCAGCGCGAAGATAATTGCCACCGCTGCGATCAGAATAATGCTCACAGAGAGCAGTTTTAACCCACCAATATGGTTGAGCCAGACGCCGAGCGGTGCGCCAATTGCCATCGCGCCGTAAGTCGCAATGCCGTTCCATGAAATCACGCGGCCGATGTGCCGGGAACCGACTACGCCAACCCCCCAGAGCGTTGCGCCTGTACCGGCAAAGCTCTGTCCGGCGCCTAGCACAACGCGCCCGAGGCACAACAGCAGCAGCGTGATGGCGGGAAAGCCGTCACTAAAAGCAGCGAGCAGGTAAAATACCCCGCTCAGCATGACGCCGACCAATCCCCAAACGACGATGTTCTTCGGCCCTTTTTCATCCGCGCTGCGGCCCGCATGAGGGCGGCTCACTAGTGTGGAGAAATATTGCAGGCTGATGACCAACCCAGCCCAGAATGCGCTATAGCCGAGGTGGTCATGCACATACCCCGGCAGTACCGCCAGCGGCAGGCCAATATTCAGATAGCTGGCAAAGTTGAAGGCCACAATCGAAACGATGCGTAAATTGAGGCGCAAACCGTTCAGCGCCGGTTCGGATGGGGAAGGTGTTGGCATGGAAAATTCACTCGCTTAACGTCCGTGTATGACGCACGTTCAGAAAATATCGAAAAGTAACATTCTTATATTGTTGGTTATAATCAACCCTATGCTACTAAATTAATCCCGAACACAGGAGAAACGCAATGCCTGTACCGGCAGACCCGGAACGTCAATCAACATCGTCAACCCCAGAAGGGGATACATCGCCACAGAAGCCCCTCTCGTTTCTGGGCAAAAGCAAACGTCTGGCCGCACGAATTCAGGCGATCCCCAGCGTGGCACACCTGATTCGCGCAGGCGAACGTTTCAACGATCGGATGGGCAACCAGTTTGGCGCGGCGATTACCTATTTTTCCTTTCTGTCGCTGATCCCTATTCTCATGGTGTCTTTTGCCGCCGTGGGCTTCGTGTTGGCCTCCAACCCCGACCTGCTGACGGGGCTGATTAACCGAATCGTCAACAGTATCAGCGATCCCAATCTGGCCAATACGCTGAAAAGTACCGTCAACACCGCCGTGCAACAGCGTACCACCGTCGGGCTGACCGGGTTGCTGATCGCACTCTATTCCGGTATCAGTTGGATGGGAAACCTGCGTGAAGCGATTCGCGCCCAATCGCGCGACGTATGGGAACGGAACCCGAAAGATGAAGAGAAGATTTACTTTCAGTACACGCGAGATTTCCTGTCGCTGACCGGTCTGGTCATTGCGCTTATCATCACGCTTTTCCTGACCTCCGTTGCGGGTACCGCGCAAAATATGATCGTCACCGCGTTGGGGTTGGATGGCATCGAGTGGCTACGCCCCGCGTTAACGTTGATTGCCTTGTCAATCTCCATCTTTGCCAACTACCTGTTATTCCTATGGATATTTTTTGTTTTACCGCGTCATAAGCCCAAGCGAAAAGCGCTCTTTCGCGGCACGCTGATTGCCGCCGTGGGTTTTGAAGCCATCAAATTCGCGATGACCGTCGCGCTGCCTAAACTGGCCAGTTCTCCTTCAGGAGCCGCGTTCGGGTCGGTCATTGGCCTGATGGCGTTCTTCTATTTCTTCGCGCGCCTAACGCTGTTCTGTGCTGCGTGGATCGCAACGGCGAACTACCAAGGCGATATTTCGACAGACCAGAACGAGCAAGAGAAAGAACCGCCCTCTCCTCGCTAAAAACAGCGGGAAAGCGCTGGTTTTCCGATCTGCGTCATGAAAAAATAAAACATCGTTTTAAGGCTATTGACTCAGTCTCACGTAATGTTGAGACTGAGGTTAATTTCGCGTTTTTATACC
The window above is part of the Pectobacterium araliae genome. Proteins encoded here:
- the yhjD gene encoding inner membrane protein YhjD, translated to MPVPADPERQSTSSTPEGDTSPQKPLSFLGKSKRLAARIQAIPSVAHLIRAGERFNDRMGNQFGAAITYFSFLSLIPILMVSFAAVGFVLASNPDLLTGLINRIVNSISDPNLANTLKSTVNTAVQQRTTVGLTGLLIALYSGISWMGNLREAIRAQSRDVWERNPKDEEKIYFQYTRDFLSLTGLVIALIITLFLTSVAGTAQNMIVTALGLDGIEWLRPALTLIALSISIFANYLLFLWIFFVLPRHKPKRKALFRGTLIAAVGFEAIKFAMTVALPKLASSPSGAAFGSVIGLMAFFYFFARLTLFCAAWIATANYQGDISTDQNEQEKEPPSPR
- a CDS encoding MFS transporter — encoded protein: MPTPSPSEPALNGLRLNLRIVSIVAFNFASYLNIGLPLAVLPGYVHDHLGYSAFWAGLVISLQYFSTLVSRPHAGRSADEKGPKNIVVWGLVGVMLSGVFYLLAAFSDGFPAITLLLLCLGRVVLGAGQSFAGTGATLWGVGVVGSRHIGRVISWNGIATYGAMAIGAPLGVWLNHIGGLKLLSVSIILIAAVAIIFALPRPAVQVAPGKKIPFREVLGKVWVYGIILAIASAGFGVIATFITLFYADRNWEGAALTLTIFSCAFVGARLVFPNSIQRFGGLRVAMACFVVEIVGLLLVWGATQPLMAEVGAFLAGAGFSLVFPALGVVAVKAVSPQNQGSALATYTIFLDLSLGIVGPVAGVLMAYTGIASIYLAAALLGLGGLALTWRLMQRTAEGGGRP
- a CDS encoding DUF2931 family protein, which translates into the protein MLRYFIMAVGLCVSLAACATTPAISAFAWSYGSGSNVDSFCTTKATFYHNGKIVFSYPGGGCNAGAPYKDIIDRKYYWAGGGGLPTDGVPIPDKASIEMVSFYDRKRYRITVNLPADLAQQMQQRYQVGERIDQRNWLYFGLAPGGYYEVLLFGDLLGVSPDLLLARGIAEEVTDNWYDKKFPIGVSQYTVTLQDFDKEYGELFKQHPIPLGMDWAPIMDAYRAKQPKTDQQPVK
- a CDS encoding T6SS phospholipase effector Tle1-like catalytic domain-containing protein, with product MAADPYCIPCERYDNWIEIDIRDEHNRSFKGLKATLTDETGKSKTVTLNDRPTLVHGFAVGPITVKLETRPWLKAAQSREVLKEGQSAVPGYVAEKLGHEETPREHVKATTGDLCLTAPERPLPEAHQEGKAGGVRFFTKHSYVVEVKGYQINVLRIGVFFDGTGNNTYNAESGLKKVEQWLAETCSDPAQREKELRGCQMGQLPVSDSAANDITNVGKLYEQYIFGAKTLSAHSYISGIGTRDPVAGKDGMEYQTDDMLTKAVDIDFGGENTSIVGKVNLACEQKIVAAIKRDLREILPNIDCIHRIVFDVFGFSRGAAAARHFVNVIDQKADHPLVRAVASTPTIRLKAGFDWADRDDVRIAFVGIFDTVASSYHPSVNIRLRDDCAERVVHLTALDEVRKHFPLTRVTPTAIGTSIPPHFTELALPGAHSDLGGGYYSRWSLPNPNSDPALTECLELERFMCEELVSTPDTESRAYRQARAYAEEKIAQGWVDRLHPHLQRAAIPPVGAISLIPYSFIRLSRNGNVGHKKSVYVEVMMSRVVEGEYSRIPLHMMMEAGRAVGVPFKAWDPTISGHTLESGAIKLPAVNLAKLDEIWALAAAEKGVIKNLGQQLSAAVYRALRHDYIHRSASNQGIASPAKTNKQETTVSKERRHIIGNQEA
- a CDS encoding DUF4123 domain-containing protein; amino-acid sequence: MSLNTWRAEHEGTLFAIVDGAADDSAVARFYELSEGEAFPLFAGTSFSDQAALGPWLLANPSSAFVANSAALSGFYLVSEQPADVVRRHWQSLIQVIREGEVVWFRFSEPRIFLPMFCAMSPAEQDAVLGPCNGLWINGSGFTRNPDTPFSPSLEMPWFHIRPHHLAPLYDDERHAYILRRRLWQVMTSMMERHADPAGTILPVLRQANAEKLQEDVLDGVVAGVLALQVGLSLESIRAPLMLTEAEFAQVNHWMVQHDELIGVN
- a CDS encoding DUF2931 family protein, with translation MMLKQFIILLGLCVSLAASATTPAISAFAWRYGSGSNIDSFCTTKATFYHNGKIVFSYPGGGCNAGAPYKDIIDRKYYWAGGGGLPTDGVPIPDKASIEMVSFYDRKRYRITVNLPADLEQQMRSVYQIQERYDRRNRLYFGLAPGGYYEVVLMGRGLGVSPDLLLARGIAEEVTDDWRDKVIPLEKQYEKRWADFDKEYGELFKQHPIPLGMDWAPIMDAYRAKQPKTDQHPVK
- a CDS encoding DUF2931 family protein, whose translation is MMFRSIIMAVALCISLAAYSTPSPRDAVSWSYGTGSNIDITSNTRTEFYRDGKLVYADREAGGGAGGQLSDRITGKRYYWAGGGGLPTEGVVVPDRALIEMVSFYDRKRYRITVNLPADLAQQMQQRYQVGERIDQRNWLYFGLAPGGYYEVLLFGDLLGVSPDLLLARGIAEEVNDDWRDKVIPLEKQYEKRWADFDKKYGELFKQHPIPLGMDWAPIMDAYRAKQPKTDQQPIK
- the tssI gene encoding type VI secretion system tip protein TssI/VgrG, which codes for MANSTGLQFTVKVGALEAGTFAVVDFRLDEGLNRPFSLALSLASALPDVDFGAVLDQPCELMIWYEGELKRRVSGIVSGFTQGDTGFRRTRYQMDVRPALWRLGLRTNARIFQAHKPEAIISILLEEAGISDYAFALRHEHAPREYCVQYRESDLAFVTRLAAEEGLYFFLEYEEGKHRLVFADDAGALTKGPELFFNLATQGLSEGEYVRRFHYAERVSTAEVELKDYSFKTPAYGLSHKKMSGELAHQRESYQHYDYPGRYKHDPSGKAFSGYRLDALRAGAVTSEGESNCAGLMPGNTFTLTEHPNATLNTVWQTVSVTHVGQQPQALEEESGGEPTTMSNSFAVVKGTTTWRAAMPYKPMVDGPQIATVVGPAGEEIYCDQYGRVKLQFPWDRYGASNDQSSCWVRVSQGWAGGQYGMIAIPRISHEVIVSFLEGDPDQPIVTGRTFHATNRPPYDLPAHKTRTVLRTETHQGEGFNELRFEDQAGQEEIYIHGQKDLNALIENDVVWHIKHDAHTDIDNERVTRVKANDHLTVENEKRDHVKGDLSLTVDASMHQKLGQALLVEAGQEVHAKAGAKIVLEAGAELTLKVGGSFIKIDPSGVSIIGPAININSGGSAGSGSGWAGQIPALPGGVAVPPAPPATLPAPAIHKSMESMSPLVKPCPLATGGKA